The DNA window CGTGAGATCGTTGGTGCCGACCGAGAAGAAGTCGCAGACCTCGGCCAGTTGGGTGGCGGCGACGGCGGCGGCCGGGATCTCGATCATGGCGCCAACTTCGATCGGCTCAGTGCGGCCGAGAGCCAGCCTTTCCTCATCGACGATGGCGCGGACGGCGACCATTTCCAGGACCGAGGCGACCATCGGCACCATGATGCGGGCTATGCCGTAGGGCCTCACCCGCAAAATGGCGCGCACTTGCGCTCGCAGCAGCTCAGGCTGGATCAGGGACACACGTACGCCGCGCAGACCGAGGAACGGATTATCCTCCTTGGGCAGCGGCAGATAGGCGAGCGGCTTGTCGCCGCCGACATCCAGCGTGCGGATGATCAGTGGCCGGCCGCCGAGTTCATCGGCAATGGCCTGATACTGGGCGAACTGCTCGTCTTCGCTGGGCGCCGAGGATCGCTTCTGGAACAGGAATTCGGTTCGTAGCAAGCCACAGCCTTCGGCCCCCTCGCCAACGGCCAACGCGCCTTCGCCGACCTCGCCGAGATTGGCGAAGATCTCGATGCGGGTGCCATCGGCCAAGCGGCAATCCGCGTGGGCATTGGCCCGCTGGATCGCCCGGCTGTCCGTCCAGTCGCTGATCCGCTTGGTCGCGGCCGCGAGCGCCTGATCGCTTGGGAAAACCGTGATCTGGCCGAGACCGGCGTCGACCACGACGGCGGCACCATTCGGCACGCGGTCGGCGTCGGCGCCCAGCGCCACCACGGTGGGTATGCCGAGGCCGGCGGCGATGATCGCCGCGTGCGATGTCGGTCCGCCGTTCCTCATCAGGAGCGCCGCGATGTGGCCGATCGCAAGGCCAGCCATCTCCGACGGCAGAACCTCGTCGGCCAGTACGATGGAGCCGGCGGGTAGCGCCGACAAGCCAGTGACGCCGGAACGGCCAGCGAGAGCCGCCAGCCCTTGCGCGGCAATGTCGCGCATGTCGGCGGCCCGCTCGGCCATGCGGGCGTCGGAGAGCGAGGCGAGCAACTCCGCCTGTCCCACGCAGGCCGCGTTCCAGGCCCATTCCGCCGAACGTCCGGCGGCGATATCGGCTTCCGCCGCCTCGATCAGCACCGGATCGTCGAGCAGTTCCCGGTGCGCGGTGGCGATGGCGCCGTGCGGGCCGTTGGCTTCGGTGGCAAGACGCGCGCGCACCTTGGTCAGTGCGGCCTTGAGGCGCTCGCGTTCGGTAGCGGGATCGCCGCCGTTGCGGGGCAGGTCGGCGACGTCGTGGCTGAGCCGCGTCACCGGGCCGGCAGCCAGGCCAACCACGGCGGAACGACCACGGATGATAGCATTTGCCCCAAGTTCGAATTCCGGCTCGTTCGCGACACCGGACTGTGGCGCGGTTTGGGAGGCATTCGCGAGTGCGGTTTCCTCCCCCGGCGCTGGTCCGTCGGCGATCGGATCGCCAAGGCCGGAGAGAACGAGATCGAGCAGCCTGTCGGCGGTCGCATCGGCGCCCGCTCCTTCGATGCGAATCTCCAGGAGGTCGCCGAAGCGGGTGCCGAGGCCCATCAGCGCCACCACACTCTTGGCGTTTGCGGTATTGCCGCGACAGGTGACGGTGACCGGTCCGGCATGCGCCTTGGCGGCGTTGGCGAGCACGGCGGCCGGGCGGGCGTGCAGGCCATGGGCGATGGAGAGCGGCAGCGACAGTTCCGCCACCTCATCTTCGGCAACGGTGTCCGCTACCTTGCCGCCCACCGGCTCGATCGTCATCACCGGCTCGCCGAAGGCGACATTCCCGCTGGTTACAGCGGAAAGGATGGAGAAGGCGTCGCCGTTGGCCACCACCATCATCGACACCATGGAGGTGACCTTTGGCGCGATGGCGGCGATGTCGAAGCTGATCAGCCGATCGCCGGCGGTCACCTTCTGCCCCTCGGCGACATGCACCGTGAAGCCGGTACCGCCGAGGTTGACGGTGTCGACGCCGAGATGAATCAATATCTCGGCGCCATTGTCGGCCCTGACCGTCACGGCGTGCCCCGAAGCATGGGCGGCGGCAATGGTACCGGCGCAGGGCGCTCTCAGCTCGCCAATGCTCGGATCGATCGCGATGCCGGCGCCAATCAGACCGGCCGAAAACACGGGATCGGGACTGTCGGTCAGCGGCATCGCACGGCCGGTGAGCGGGGAAAGCAGGGCTAGAGCGGACACGTCGGGCCTCATGTGCTGGTCGGGTCTGTCAGGGGAAGGTCTCAGCTACCGAGGATCGAGGCGCCATGGCTGGCGATCACGTCCTTGTAGTGGTGGAAACTCTTCTTGCGGCGGCGTACCAGCGTTCCGTTGCCGTCGTTGTCACGATCGACGTGGATGAAGCCGTAACGCTTCTTCATCTCGCCGGTGCCGGCGCTGACGATGTCGATGGGCCCCCACCAGGTGTAGCCGATCATCTGACAGCCGTCGGCGATGGCCTCGGCGATCTCGCGCAGGTGGCTGTCGAGGTAGGCGATGCGATAGTCGTCCTCGATTGTGCCGTCTTCCTTGACGACGTCGACGGCGCCAAGGCCGTTTTCGACGATGAACAGCGGCTTCTGGTAGCGGTCCCACAGCTCGTTGCAGACATAGCGCAGACCCTTGGGGTCGATCGCCCAGCCCCAGTCGGATTTGGTGAGATAGGGGTTGTCGATGCCGTCGATACCGCCCGTATGTCCCATCACCGGCAGATCGGCGGTGAAGGTCGTGGTGGAGTAGTAGCTGAAGCCGAAGAAGTCGGCGGTATGGGCCTTGATGATCTCGAGGTCGCCGTCGGCGATTTCCAGCTTGATGCCGGCCTCATCGAACAGGCGCCAGGCGTAATTGGGATAGGCACCACGCACCAAAACGTCGGAGTAGAGCAGGGTGCGGCGGCGCACCTGCATGGTTGCGAACACGTCTTCGGGCTTGCAGGTGGCGGGATAGATGCCGCCCATCTGCAGCATGCAGCCGAACTTGGCCGTCGGCGCCAGTTCGTGGCAGGCCTTGGCGGCGAGCGCCGAGGCAACGAACATGTGGTGCGTTGCCTGGAAGATCATTGTCTGCTTGGCCGTTTCCGAAATGCCTTCGGGGATCTCGACGGCAGCGGCGGCCAGCGGGATGACCGAGGCCATGTTGATCTCGTTGAAGCCCATGAAGTGGCCGACCTTGCCACCGAAGCGCTTGAAGATGACGCGGACATAGCGCTCGAAGAACTCGATCAGCTTGCGGTTGGTCCAGCCGCCATAGGTCCGGATCAGGTGAACCGGCGTCTCGTAGTGCGACAGGGTGACGACCGGCTGGATGCCATGCTTGAGCATTTCGTCGAACAGGCCTTCGTAGAACGCAAGGCCCGCCTCGTTCGGCTCAACTTCGTCACCCCTGGGGAAGATGCGGCTCCAGGCGATCGACGTCCTCAGGCACTTGAAGCCCATCTCGGCGAACAAGGCGATGTCCTGGGGATAGCGATGGTAGAAGTCGATCGCTTGATGTGACGGGTAATAGGCAGCGGGATCGACGGCGGCGTCGATCTTGCCGTGCAGGAGGCCGCCACGCGTCAGGTCGGACAGCGACAGGCCCTTACCGCCTTCGTTCCAGCCGCCCTCGGCTTGATTTGCAGCGATGGCGCCGCCCCAGAGAAAATCGTTCGGAAAGCTCAGAGCCGTCATGATGGAGTCCTCGTCTTTACGTTCGTGTCGGGCGGCGAGGCGTCCGGTCTGGCCGATAACGGGCGAGGCTTTGGGCACAAAAAAACCCGAGCAGCCGGATCCCTCTGGCTGGCTCAGGTGTTGCCCGCGACAAGCGGTCACAATCCCGTATCGGCGACTGGCGCCGCGCTATGTGCCTCAGAGCTAATGGCGGCGAGGCGGGGCTGTCAAGGGAGAGGGCGGGCCATCCGCAGTTCGCCGGAGGGGTCCCATGCGCCTTGGCCGTCAGGCAACGCCAGCGCCGCTCGCGGTGGTCATGCGCTGGATATGCAGCGCCAAATAGACGGTTTCGTCGTCGCCGATGTGCCAGCGCATCTTCTCGGTGAGATAATCGGCAATGCGCTGGGCGCAGGTGAAGGCACGTGGCTCCTCCTGCCGGTAGGATTTCGCCAGTTCGGCAATCAGCGGTGCGTGCCGGCTGCCGGAAAGATGACTCAGGAACAGATAGCGAAGGTGCGTTGCAAAGCGAGCTTCGCTGTAGGGTGGCCTATCGGCAAAGGCGGCGCCGTATTCGCCGGCGATAATGGCGAGGATGTCGCGGATGAGCCGGGCGGTGCGCACCGCTTCGCTGAGGACCTGCGCTCCAGCTTGGGCGTTGACGAAATGCAGGGCAAGCGGCACCGCCTCGGCCTGCGGCAGGCAGATTCCCGAGTGTTTATGGATCACGTCGAGCGCATGCAGGCCCAGATTGATCTCGCGCCCGT is part of the Pleomorphomonas sp. PLEO genome and encodes:
- the ptsP gene encoding phosphoenolpyruvate--protein phosphotransferase; translation: MSALALLSPLTGRAMPLTDSPDPVFSAGLIGAGIAIDPSIGELRAPCAGTIAAAHASGHAVTVRADNGAEILIHLGVDTVNLGGTGFTVHVAEGQKVTAGDRLISFDIAAIAPKVTSMVSMMVVANGDAFSILSAVTSGNVAFGEPVMTIEPVGGKVADTVAEDEVAELSLPLSIAHGLHARPAAVLANAAKAHAGPVTVTCRGNTANAKSVVALMGLGTRFGDLLEIRIEGAGADATADRLLDLVLSGLGDPIADGPAPGEETALANASQTAPQSGVANEPEFELGANAIIRGRSAVVGLAAGPVTRLSHDVADLPRNGGDPATERERLKAALTKVRARLATEANGPHGAIATAHRELLDDPVLIEAAEADIAAGRSAEWAWNAACVGQAELLASLSDARMAERAADMRDIAAQGLAALAGRSGVTGLSALPAGSIVLADEVLPSEMAGLAIGHIAALLMRNGGPTSHAAIIAAGLGIPTVVALGADADRVPNGAAVVVDAGLGQITVFPSDQALAAATKRISDWTDSRAIQRANAHADCRLADGTRIEIFANLGEVGEGALAVGEGAEGCGLLRTEFLFQKRSSAPSEDEQFAQYQAIADELGGRPLIIRTLDVGGDKPLAYLPLPKEDNPFLGLRGVRVSLIQPELLRAQVRAILRVRPYGIARIMVPMVASVLEMVAVRAIVDEERLALGRTEPIEVGAMIEIPAAAVAATQLAEVCDFFSVGTNDLTQYALAMDRGNPAVATGIDALHPGVLGLIRLAADGAATRGRLLAVCGGAASDPVAAPILVGLGVRELSVAPAAIPEIKATLSRLTLAKCQTLASAALRAKGADEVRAMSSL
- a CDS encoding glycoside hydrolase family 1 protein; the encoded protein is MTALSFPNDFLWGGAIAANQAEGGWNEGGKGLSLSDLTRGGLLHGKIDAAVDPAAYYPSHQAIDFYHRYPQDIALFAEMGFKCLRTSIAWSRIFPRGDEVEPNEAGLAFYEGLFDEMLKHGIQPVVTLSHYETPVHLIRTYGGWTNRKLIEFFERYVRVIFKRFGGKVGHFMGFNEINMASVIPLAAAAVEIPEGISETAKQTMIFQATHHMFVASALAAKACHELAPTAKFGCMLQMGGIYPATCKPEDVFATMQVRRRTLLYSDVLVRGAYPNYAWRLFDEAGIKLEIADGDLEIIKAHTADFFGFSYYSTTTFTADLPVMGHTGGIDGIDNPYLTKSDWGWAIDPKGLRYVCNELWDRYQKPLFIVENGLGAVDVVKEDGTIEDDYRIAYLDSHLREIAEAIADGCQMIGYTWWGPIDIVSAGTGEMKKRYGFIHVDRDNDGNGTLVRRRKKSFHHYKDVIASHGASILGS
- a CDS encoding PRD domain-containing protein, with the protein product MRIIKVFNNNVALVRDDTGHELVVQGRGLAFHARPGDRLDQALIERRFLPEATGTPEQLAERIADIPPELITVAEKILALGPDFGLELDRRATVALADHISIALRRAVAGQSLDNPLEWEVRILYGREINLGLHALDVIHKHSGICLPQAEAVPLALHFVNAQAGAQVLSEAVRTARLIRDILAIIAGEYGAAFADRPPYSEARFATHLRYLFLSHLSGSRHAPLIAELAKSYRQEEPRAFTCAQRIADYLTEKMRWHIGDDETVYLALHIQRMTTASGAGVA